In a genomic window of Pedobacter sp. KBS0701:
- a CDS encoding OmpA family protein, whose translation MKLYKSIPIMLFTLALAAGCVSNKKYAELQDTYAKLRDRNQELSNKYQDSQRELSGSTSRVKSLEEQIASEKANVTALQDALNKCLNSSSQGNVNISKLVDEINSSNKYIKQLVNAKNKSDSLNMVLTNNLTRSLSREELGDVDVQVLKGVVYISLADNMLYKSGSYEVSDKAGETLSKIAKIIKDYDTYDVLIEGNTDNVPIAQTNIRNNWDLSALRASSVVQVLQTKYAVDPKRLTAGGRGEFNPIADNNTPGGKAKNRRTQIIITPKLDQFMDLIGKAPEQSQK comes from the coding sequence ATGAAATTATACAAATCAATTCCCATAATGCTCTTTACACTTGCACTTGCTGCAGGATGCGTAAGCAATAAGAAGTACGCTGAACTTCAGGATACGTATGCCAAGTTAAGAGATAGAAATCAGGAGCTTAGTAATAAATACCAGGATAGTCAGCGTGAGCTTAGCGGAAGCACCAGCAGGGTTAAAAGTTTAGAAGAGCAGATCGCATCAGAAAAGGCCAATGTAACGGCACTGCAAGATGCTTTGAACAAATGTTTAAATTCCAGTAGCCAGGGAAATGTTAACATTTCAAAACTGGTTGATGAGATTAACAGTTCAAATAAATATATCAAACAGTTAGTAAATGCCAAAAATAAAAGCGATTCACTTAATATGGTGTTAACTAATAACTTAACAAGATCGTTAAGCCGTGAAGAGTTGGGGGATGTTGATGTACAGGTACTTAAAGGTGTAGTATACATCTCTTTAGCTGATAACATGTTATATAAATCAGGTAGCTATGAAGTTTCTGATAAAGCTGGCGAAACTTTAAGCAAAATTGCCAAAATTATTAAAGATTACGATACTTATGATGTGTTGATAGAAGGTAATACTGATAATGTACCTATTGCTCAAACAAACATCCGTAACAACTGGGATTTAAGTGCCTTACGTGCTTCATCAGTAGTACAGGTATTGCAGACGAAGTATGCTGTTGACCCTAAGCGTTTAACTGCTGGTGGACGTGGAGAGTTTAATCCAATTGCCGATAACAATACACCAGGCGGAAAAGCCAAAAACAGACGTACACAGATTATCATTACACCTAAACTGGATCAGTTTATGGATCTGATTGGAAAAGCGCCTGAGCAATCTCAAAAATAA
- a CDS encoding beta-L-arabinofuranosidase domain-containing protein: MKRIFTLIYFLLVLSIHALYAQSLTEFNKAPLKQHVYVQLPIGSIKARGWLLKQLEQQRDGATGMAEALYPEKDNLGKNSDWLGGDGNGWERVPYYVKGLVALAYTLDDPVLKAKAQKYIDWTLNNQQANGLFGPTKMKDWWPRMPMMYALQSYYEATNDKRVLPFLSRYFKYELDNLDADPLKEWAKARAGDNMEIAIWLYNKTGDQDLLKLVEKLKQQAYPWIDIYSNNGFYFFGDDFQPKHMVNVAQALKFPVVYAQLQDLPSNLEALSKGIAHIMRDHGQPEGLGSGTEFLAGTSSIEGVETCTVVEWMQSLETAAKVIHDAKIGDQLEKVAFNALPAQFSRDFKNHSYYTLPNQVQSIHGEHGFNQDYATGIVSSPYSGYGCCRYNMHMGWPYFVKSSVVATPEKGLAVITYGPMEIETVVAENKKIKITEETNYPFEEQIRLKIEVAVSTSFPLILRIPAWSVKPGIRLNGATLKGVKAGEMFAIAREWKNHDQLELNFPMEITTSAQVNNSISIERGPVVYALEIKATNKVTKTHPVAGFTDYEIHPESAWNYGLMIGKSGLSNVAVLKSEMPSNPFIAASTPVKIKVQAKKIPSWGLGYNKVSAFDVPFSPVASAEKQEEVILVPYGSENIRLSCFPVIGEPKKVNKTLVENFDQGMASNWVFYGGGWFWKDGEMNAASNAGSGGYGINGSKYLANGTDFKDFTYQADVKINTAGDAGLIFRVSNPAIGPDAYQGYYVGLDQPNGSVIFGKANGQKWTVIRSGKYPVKMNELYTLKIVAKGDKFDFFINGSVQPVLSATDNQYQSGSIGLRTYKALASFDSVKINTF; this comes from the coding sequence ATGAAAAGAATATTTACCCTAATTTATTTCCTGCTCGTTCTGTCTATTCATGCATTATATGCTCAAAGTTTAACAGAGTTTAATAAAGCTCCGTTAAAACAGCATGTTTATGTGCAATTACCAATAGGCAGTATTAAAGCCAGGGGATGGTTATTAAAGCAGCTGGAACAACAAAGAGATGGTGCAACCGGAATGGCCGAAGCGCTGTACCCTGAAAAAGATAATCTAGGCAAAAATTCTGATTGGCTGGGAGGTGATGGAAATGGATGGGAGCGTGTACCCTATTATGTTAAAGGTTTAGTCGCATTGGCTTATACTTTAGATGATCCTGTGCTAAAAGCGAAAGCACAAAAGTATATCGATTGGACTTTAAACAATCAACAAGCTAACGGATTATTTGGTCCAACGAAAATGAAAGACTGGTGGCCGCGTATGCCAATGATGTATGCTTTGCAAAGCTATTACGAAGCCACAAATGATAAAAGGGTTCTTCCATTTCTCTCCAGATATTTTAAATATGAACTCGATAATCTCGATGCTGATCCATTGAAAGAGTGGGCTAAGGCTAGAGCAGGCGATAACATGGAAATTGCCATTTGGCTTTACAATAAAACCGGTGATCAGGATTTACTAAAACTTGTAGAAAAGTTAAAACAACAGGCATACCCCTGGATTGATATTTATAGCAATAACGGATTTTACTTTTTCGGTGATGATTTTCAGCCAAAACACATGGTTAATGTGGCTCAGGCTTTAAAATTTCCTGTAGTTTATGCACAACTTCAAGATCTTCCATCTAATCTTGAAGCACTCTCTAAAGGTATCGCACATATTATGCGCGACCACGGTCAGCCAGAAGGTTTAGGTTCCGGAACTGAATTTTTGGCTGGTACAAGCAGTATAGAAGGGGTAGAAACCTGTACGGTAGTAGAATGGATGCAGAGTTTAGAGACTGCAGCAAAGGTTATTCACGATGCAAAAATTGGCGATCAGCTGGAGAAAGTGGCCTTTAATGCTTTGCCTGCTCAGTTTAGCCGGGATTTTAAAAATCACTCCTATTACACATTACCCAATCAGGTACAGAGTATTCATGGCGAGCATGGCTTTAATCAGGATTATGCTACAGGTATCGTTTCCAGCCCATATTCAGGCTATGGCTGCTGCCGCTATAATATGCACATGGGCTGGCCTTATTTTGTGAAAAGTAGTGTGGTAGCTACTCCAGAGAAGGGTTTGGCCGTAATTACCTATGGTCCTATGGAAATAGAAACTGTGGTAGCCGAAAACAAAAAAATAAAAATTACCGAAGAAACCAATTACCCTTTCGAAGAACAGATCAGGTTAAAAATAGAAGTTGCCGTTAGTACATCCTTTCCATTAATTTTAAGAATTCCAGCATGGAGTGTAAAACCAGGCATTAGGTTAAATGGAGCTACATTAAAAGGTGTAAAAGCTGGAGAAATGTTTGCCATAGCCCGTGAATGGAAAAATCACGATCAATTAGAACTGAATTTTCCAATGGAAATTACGACCAGTGCGCAGGTAAACAATTCTATAAGTATAGAACGTGGACCTGTTGTTTATGCCCTGGAAATTAAAGCGACAAATAAGGTAACCAAAACGCATCCTGTTGCTGGCTTTACAGATTACGAAATCCATCCCGAATCGGCGTGGAATTATGGCTTAATGATCGGTAAAAGTGGTTTAAGTAATGTTGCCGTGCTGAAATCGGAAATGCCATCGAATCCTTTTATTGCGGCAAGTACACCGGTTAAAATAAAGGTTCAGGCAAAAAAGATTCCATCATGGGGTTTAGGTTACAATAAAGTGTCTGCTTTTGATGTGCCCTTTAGTCCAGTTGCATCAGCTGAAAAACAGGAAGAAGTTATCCTGGTACCATACGGATCTGAAAATATCCGACTAAGCTGTTTCCCTGTAATCGGAGAGCCAAAAAAAGTAAATAAAACTTTGGTTGAAAACTTTGATCAGGGAATGGCCAGCAATTGGGTTTTTTATGGCGGTGGCTGGTTTTGGAAAGATGGGGAGATGAACGCTGCATCAAATGCAGGCTCTGGTGGTTATGGCATAAATGGGTCTAAATATTTGGCCAATGGAACAGACTTTAAAGATTTTACTTATCAGGCAGATGTAAAAATCAATACCGCAGGAGATGCTGGTTTAATTTTCAGGGTTTCTAACCCTGCAATTGGTCCTGATGCTTACCAGGGATATTATGTAGGCTTAGATCAACCCAACGGAAGCGTCATATTTGGAAAAGCTAATGGACAAAAATGGACGGTGATACGTTCTGGAAAATATCCTGTTAAAATGAACGAATTGTATACTTTAAAGATAGTGGCGAAGGGAGATAAATTTGATTTTTTTATAAACGGATCAGTTCAACCTGTGCTTTCGGCAACAGATAATCAATACCAATCGGGTAGTATAGGATTAAGAACATACAAGGCATTGGCAAGCTTCGATTCGGTAAAAATTAACACCTTTTAA